A stretch of DNA from Gasterosteus aculeatus chromosome 7, fGasAcu3.hap1.1, whole genome shotgun sequence:
TGTGAGCGTGCTGAAAATATCATGGTTGCACTTGTATTCagtagaaaatgaaatgttgcCTGAGTTTGTGCTTTAGATGTTTATATTTTAGAACGTTTTTCAGTCAAGCCGTAGATGAATTGCCTCCCCATTTGGATTTTTATCCAATTTTCcttgtttttacattattttttattgcaaaaTTACTGCAAATACCATCTTATTTTctctggttttctttttgccatacAGTACCAAACAAAAAAGGTATTTCTCGTATAATTTTCATCTATTCCAATGTTCAGTTAATGTAATGTCATATACAGTATACAAGACAACCCGCGATGACCTTGGGCGGTTCAAGCCCACCGCCCTCACTGCTGGTATCAAAATGCCCCCACAAGTGTATTTTCCAAACAGCTCGTAATTTCCCCCCCATAGGAAAGAAAAAGCACCTAAAGCCCTGAGAACCACCCGCTGCAATTCTCTAACACCACCCTTTACTTTCTCTTTCACCCAGAAGCAACTGACCACATTACTTCCTGTCACACTAGAATATACGTTGACGGGGGGTTGCTTCTTTTGTAGTTGTAGTACAGTGAAATTGATGCCATTTTTTTGAAAGGTTACGTTTATCATTAAGCAGAACATTGTGCTCACTGTGAATTTATGAGGAAATGgaagtttctgtttatttgtttgtagtTTCCCTTGCTGTGTGGCGTCATGTGACTGTGATAAAGGGGGAGACACTCCGCTTAAGCTGCCCTGTTACTGACGCTAACATGACCCCTGTTGACTGGAAGAACCCTGAAGGATATATTATGTTCTTTAATCGCCAAAAAGGTGACTTCCACATATATTTTGCTTTGATCACTCAACAGACATGTATTATCAGCAACCTAAATTGTCGCTCGCTTTTTATTTATGGATATTAAACATATATGTATTTGCCCTCCCTCGCCCAGCCTTACAGGACAAGCGCTACAGCATCAACAAACTGTCTCAAACAAAGTTCATCATCAGTATTTCCAAAATCACCTTCAAAGATGGTGGCAACTATACATGCTCTCAATATGGCGCACACACAACAGAGAAGAAAGTGGAGGTGACGGTCTTAGGTGAGGGTAATGATTTTGTCACAGATTGCATTATTGTTTAAGCCAACGACATCACATAGTTTTTAATAACCTTTAGCATTACTCGTCCAGACCATTGATGATTTAATGatcattttataaataatatatgatGTTATAATATCTGGCCCTATGTTGTTTTAAAGGCCGTCCCAAAATGGAAGTAGCTGAGCATGAAGGAAGGTTTGTCATAAAATGCTCTGCTAAGGGGAACCACTATCCTCCTCAAATTTCTTGGAAAATGAATAATTCCCCTGAAGTTCTTGGTAAGTTTGTAATAACTGAAATGTCAAAAGCTACGGTGTAATGAAGAAGTGAACCAGAGTGGGGCATATAAAGTAAATGAATAACATGAATCTGGCTCACAAAGGCTCATCACCTGCCACCTTTAGCAGTGTGTGGGTGGTGCATCTTTGCTCACTACAATTTTGAATCAACACTCCGCATGAGTGGGCTCATCTCTCAGTGACATTTTCCATACCACCTTATGGTTGTGTTAGTGGGCCGGGCGGATATTATTTAAGACCTACGGATGACTATGACCTTTTAATGACAAAAGTAGAATATTGGGATTCTAGATGTAGATCAGCAATTAAAACTCTCCATAGACAGTTCTCAGCAATGTCTTATTCCGATTGTTCTTTTATTAGTACACCTGCTTACAAGTAGTACTTACGATATCTGTCCCTTTCCACAGCTCATAACATGGAAGAAATTAGAAGTAACACGACATATGCCTCAATGGCTGTGCTACATGTTGACTCAGTGGAAAGGAGGACCACAGTCAAATGCCTTGTTCGCCATCCGGCTCTCCACTCACAACCTCTGATGAACTTTGTCAACATTATACAACACCGTGAGTAGAATTTATTCATTTCCATCTTCCGCCGAGAAATTGATTTAAACAATGGCGCTTACATTAACCAAAACTTGCTTACTTGAAGCAGTTCTGCCTAATGGCTGATATTGGACCGTGAAAGTGTAGTTGTGTCATCACAAAGCAGGGAAAGCACTGTAGAGGGTCTTTTTCCTCACAAGTTTCTCAATCCACAGTGCCAGCCCTGTTTGATTTCCTCTTTCTGTACTGCAGAAGGTTGGGTTTCCTGTATTCagataatgaaaaatgaaatgctaatgtgtTGTCTGCAAATTGTTAAAATTTCAGCAAGAGTTTTTATTTTGACTGTGCATGTATTAAATGTTGATTCTGCTTAGTAATAATGTAAACCCCCTCTCTGTCACAGCAACAAAGTCCCGGCACACAACCACAACTAATTACCCCACAACCCAGCCTCGAGGGTCAACAGGGGTGCCAGCAGGGCACCTTGCAACCACACACATGTTCTCCCACGAACCAAAGACGGTCCCCAGTGGACGTCCTCTGATCCCCACTGGCTCAACTCTCACAACCAATGGTGTGTCAGTCGGTTTTCATTTATGTATCATTATGTTACATGGACTTTAAGAAACAAAATATTTCACATCAAATCGAATGACATGCAGAAATAAGATAGGATACACAAAAGGAACATCCAAAAGAatctttcaacaacaacaaaaaagtatttttaatgtTACATGGCAGAATACATATATTCATATGTCATATCAGATTCAAATAGCGGCATTGCTCAAAGACTCAGAATTCATAGACGTCTAACCTATACTAAAGATGATCAGGCGCATAACTATCATTACAGTTGTGATACTAAATCTGTTTCCTGTGACGGAAGTCTCTAAGTATAGTGTGAAAGATGCACTGACAATGCAGACCACTGTCAAACATTTCAGCTGCAGCTCAAAAAACTGCTGTTTACACAtcctttattaaattaaaagtaatccagaataaataaataaaataaat
This window harbors:
- the crtam gene encoding cytotoxic and regulatory T-cell molecule isoform X1 gives rise to the protein MELKLQLSVFVLLIQVSLAVWRHVTVIKGETLRLSCPVTDANMTPVDWKNPEGYIMFFNRQKALQDKRYSINKLSQTKFIISISKITFKDGGNYTCSQYGAHTTEKKVEVTVLGRPKMEVAEHEGRFVIKCSAKGNHYPPQISWKMNNSPEVLAHNMEEIRSNTTYASMAVLHVDSVERRTTVKCLVRHPALHSQPLMNFVNIIQHPTKSRHTTTTNYPTTQPRGSTGVPAGHLATTHMFSHEPKTVPSGRPLIPTGSTLTTNDWTSVSETTEGITSNNNTVGNTTGSINDPKMWTGPEGSSSLLVFLVTCLLFGLLVVVIFFAIKLRRAHTAWKRVFIVTENEDTVPSEESSKSKSSQEEKNVQGQKQRGFFNTAFTQYVVEKPTAISSVMKGNSMAATESVNPQSQNQPQTLRQTSAQRDIKETEL
- the crtam gene encoding cytotoxic and regulatory T-cell molecule isoform X2, with amino-acid sequence MELKLQLSVFVLLIQVSLAVWRHVTVIKGETLRLSCPVTDANMTPVDWKNPEGYIMFFNRQKALQDKRYSINKLSQTKFIISISKITFKDGGNYTCSQYGAHTTEKKVEVTVLGRPKMEVAEHEGRFVIKCSAKGNHYPPQISWKMNNSPEVLAHNMEEIRSNTTYASMAVLHVDSVERRTTVKCLVRHPALHSQPLMNFVNIIQHPTKSRHTTTTNYPTTQPRGSTGVPAGHLATTHMFSHEPKTVPSGRPLIPTGSTLTTNDWTSVSETTEGITSNNNTVGNTTGSINDPKMWTGPEGSSSLLVFLVTCLLFGLLVVVIFFAIKLRRAHTAWKRENEDTVPSEESSKSKSSQEEKNVQGQKQRGFFNTAFTQYVVEKPTAISSVMKGNSMAATESVNPQSQNQPQTLRQTSAQRDIKETEL